The sequence below is a genomic window from Anaerocolumna chitinilytica.
CGTTTCGTAGCATTTCTGAATTAAGCAATCGCTCAATCTCAAATGCAAGTTGCTCCGGATTATTAGGCGAAACATAAACACAGGCATCGCCACCGACTTCCGGCAAGCTCGACACATTTGTTGTTATCACTGGCGCACCGCATGTCATGGCTTCTAGAACAGGAAGACCGAAACCCTCAAATTCCGAGGGAAAAACAAAAATACTCGCCATCGACATTAGATTACGCATTTGTTTAGGAGTAACAAAGTCAGTAAGAATAATGCGCTCGCGGTATTTCGATTTAACTAATTTCTCTTTGATATCTTCCCAACCGCGTCTTTGACAATGACTACCGGCTAAAACTAATAAAACATCTGATGCCTTATCGGCTATGTTTTCAAATGCACTTATTAAGTTGATGACTCCTTTTCGTGGGTCATCGACAGTGCCAGCATAAAGAATAAATGGATTTCTAATATTTAACGCTTTTAATGTTTCTTCATCTTTTTCTTGAAAGAATATATTGGGATCACAAGCTAATGGAACGACAAAAACACTATCTTCTGTTATATTTGAGTTTCTACATAAATCATTCTTTGTTGCTTGCGAGTCAGCAATACAAACTGGTTTCTTTCTTTTTATAAGTTCAAATCCTATTTTACAGTTTACAGCATTATTCGCAGATAATGACAGCTCGGGGTGAAGCACTGCAATTAAATCGTGAACTGTAACCACCATATTACCATTTAACCTTTCAGGTAACCACAAAG
It includes:
- a CDS encoding glycosyltransferase family 4 protein, with the protein product MKVITEVQTVCTPIPTGIPWYTINLVQSLLARRKNEYALTFFDKDKERKNYEKYIEKYFGIYSPQLFETNIYSYKDIMMSNAKTVFETKSYNDYTGAYGDIFHFMLPLWLPERLNGNMVVTVHDLIAVLHPELSLSANNAVNCKIGFELIKRKKPVCIADSQATKNDLCRNSNITEDSVFVVPLACDPNIFFQEKDEETLKALNIRNPFILYAGTVDDPRKGVINLISAFENIADKASDVLLVLAGSHCQRRGWEDIKEKLVKSKYRERIILTDFVTPKQMRNLMSMASIFVFPSEFEGFGLPVLEAMTCGAPVITTNVSSLPEVGGDACVYVSPNNPEQLAFEIERLLNSEMLRNEYINMGFIQAKKFSWDKTAQMTEEVYKYAYDSR